A region from the Macrobrachium nipponense isolate FS-2020 chromosome 47, ASM1510439v2, whole genome shotgun sequence genome encodes:
- the LOC135204378 gene encoding gastrula zinc finger protein XlCGF49.1-like: MDIKIEPEEFCESNEDDEYSYEMNSTVNEKHPQTCKKEIKQERRNIHNGEKSFISTDCEKTFYKKINLTNDITNPTREKFICNDCGKAYSQKIHLIVHMRIHTGEKPFKCKECGKSFYRKPHLTSHMRLHTGEKLFRCKECDKAFSHKSKLTDHMRSHTGEKPFMCNECDKAFSSSDHMRIHTGEKPFICKECGKAFSHKSSLTCHMRLHTGEKPYMCKECEKAFPRKSSLTCHMRLHTG, encoded by the exons atggacatcaaaatagagccagaggaattctgtgagtctaatgaagatgatgaatattcatatgaaatgaattcaacagtgaatgaaaaacatccacaaacttgtaaaaaggaaataaaacaagaaagaagaaatattCACAATGGAGAGAAGTCTTTCATATCCACTGACTGTGAGAAaacattttacaagaaaattaatcttacaaatgatatcacaaatcctaccagagagaaattcatatgcaatgactgtgggaaagcatatTCCCAGAAAATACATCTTAtagttcatatgagaatccataccggagagaagccattcaagtgcaaagaatgtgggaaatcATTTTACCGGAAACCacatcttacaagtcatatgagattGCACACTGGAGAGAAACTATTCAGATGCAAGGAATGTGATAAagcattttcccataaatcaaaACTTACAGATCATATGAGAAGCCATACCGGAgaaaagccattcatgtgcaacgaATGTGATAAAGCATTTTCC TCTTCAgatcatatgagaatccataccggagaaaagccattcatatgcaaggaatgtgggaaagcattttcccacaaaTCAAGTCTTACATGTCATATGaggttgcatactggagagaagccatatatgtgcaaggaatgtgagaaagCATTTCCCCGGAAATCAAGTCTTACATGTCATATGAGGTTGCATACTGGATag